The genomic window AGGACATGAAGTCTGAAGAATTTCATATCCACATTTGGGAGCCAGCGTGAAGGTAAGTCCAGCCCCGGTTTTCAATGCCGATTTTGTAGCTAAAACCGCAGCCCCGATTTTCCCATAGCTTCCACCAACGATCGTTACTTTTCCATAGCTTCCTTTATGTGAGAAATCTTCCCTTGGTTTAAAAATATTTTTAACCACTTCATCATCAATCACAAAATTATTAGTTAGAGTTTCTGAAATATAATCTTCGCTTAAATTAATATCTAAAATCTCAACTTTTCCGGTATATTTTCCTGTTTCTGGATGAAGAAAACTCTTTTTCCAGAATTGAAAACTCAATGTATAATCTGCCTTTAAAATGGTAGCATCGGCTGAAGAAATTGTATCTGCAAACAATCCGGAAGGAACATCAATAGAAATTTTAATACTTTTTTTTGAGTTTAAAAAATTAACCAAATCTTTATAATCGCCTTCAAGATTTCTCGATAAACCCGTTCCGAAAAGGGCATCAACAATTACCGTTCTGTTGTCAAAACGATACCCCATCGATTCTTTAAAATCTTTAATGGAAATTCCTGAGATCTCCTTCAATTCTTTGAAATTAATATGGGCATCGGGAGAAAATTTAGCCTTGGTATGCGTAAAAACATCTACATCAAAACCCTTTAAATAAAGCATTTTTGCAATGGCAAAACCATCTCCTCCATTATTTCCGTTACCGCAGAAAACAGCAAAGTTCCTGTGATTTTTACAATTTTCAGAAATCCAGTCTACACAAGACTCTGCTGCTCTTTCCATTAATTGAATAGAAGCAACCGGCTCATTGGCAATCGTATACTGATCACAATCCCTGATCTGTTCTGCTGTGAAAATTTTCATGTTTAGTTTGTTTTTTATGTATAATCTCCTTTCAGCAATTTACAAAAAGAATTTTATACAGAATGTAATGAGAGAAGCTATTTTACACGAAATAAATTAATCTCATTTTAAAATAATTCACCAATATTTAATCATAAAAATGTGAAAAATATAAAATTTTTTGTATCTTAAATTCCTATTTTTGTTGATAAGTAATAAAAAAAATATAAATTATGGGATTAGTTAAAGAATTTAAAGAATTTGCATTCAAAGGAAATGTGCTTGATCTGGCCATCGGTGTGATCATTGGAGGTGCCTTCGGAAAAATTGTTTCGTCTTTGGTAGAAGATGTTATCACCCCTTTATTATTGAATCCTGCTTTGAAAGCTGCGGGTGCAGAAAATATTTCAAAACTTTCATGGAACGGGGTTACGTATGGGAATTTCCTTTCTGCGGTGATCAGCTTTTTATGTATTGCACTGGTTCTTTTCTGGATCATCAAAGGAGCCAATAAAATCGTCAAAAAAGAAGAAGCGGCTCCTGCAGCTCCTACCACAGACCAAAAATTATTAATGGAAATTAGAGATTTACTGAAAAATAAAAACATTTAAAAACGAAATACTTTATTTTAAAGTAATTTTTTCATAAAACATCCATGAGAATTCCGAAAAATTTTATTTTTTTCTACATTTGTCAGCAAACAGATGTAAAAAAATTATGGGATTTTTAAAAGAATTTAAGGAGTTCGCCTTCAAGGGTAATGTTATTGATTTAGCGGTCGGTGTTATTATTGGTGGTGCTTTTGGAAAAATCGTCTCCTCATTGGTGACTGACGTGATTACTCCATTATTATTGACTCCGGCACTGAAAGCTGCAGGCGCAGAAGATATTTCAAAATTAAGCTGGAACGGAGTTACCTATGGAAACTTTCTATCTTCACTGATCAGTTTTTTCTGTATTGCGCTTGTCCTTTTCTGGATCATTAAAGGAGCCAATAAAATTTCAAAAAAGCATGAACCAGCTCCTGCAGAACCTACTGAAGACCAAAAATTATTAATAGAAATCAGAGATATTCTGAAAAATAAAAACAATTCATAAAAAAACAAAGCACTTCAAATTGAAGTGCTTTTTATTATTGACAATAAATTGAATTATTGAATCTGTAAAATACTGGAAATCTGCTCTGCCAAAGAAAGTCCGATTCTGTCCTGAGCTTCCAGAGTAGATGCCCCAGTGTGCGGAGTTAAAGAAATTTTTGAATGATTTAAAATCTCTTTCGATGGGGTCGGTTCATTAATGAAAACATCAAGCCCCGCGAATTTCACTTTCCCGGAATCAAGAGCTTCTATCAGGGCAGTTTCGTCAATGACACCGCCTCTTGAACAGTTTACAACCGCTACTCCGTCTTTCATCATGTCAAACTCGTTTTTACCGATCATGTATCCGTCTTTCTGCGCCGGAACGTGAAGCGTAATAAAATCCGAATGCTTCAAAACATCCTGAAGCGGCTCGGTTTCAATATCTACATTGATGAATTGGTTGTTATAAAAAGTAACTTTAATACTTGCTTTTCCGACATTATTATCAGCAGCAATCACCCTCATCCCAAGACCTAAGGCAATTTTTGCTACTTCCTGCCCGATTCTTCCCATTCCAACGATTCCGATGGTTTTTCCTTTCAACTCGATACCAGCTGCATAGGCTTTTTTAAGACTGGCAAATTCCGTATCTCCTACTACAGGCATCTTTCTGTTGGAATCCTGCAAAAATCTTGCCCCTGAAAATAAGTGGGCAAAAACCAATTCAGCCACCGACTCTGAAGAAGCAGACGGTGTGTTGATGACATGAATTCCTTTTTCTCTTGCGTAATCCACATCGATATTATCCATGCCTACACCCCCTCTTCCGATGATTTCCAGAGACGGACAGCTGTCGATAATATCTTTTCTTACCTGCGTAGCACTGCGCACCAAAAGCGTACGGATTTTGTGCTCATTAATATAATCTATCAAAAACTCCTGCGGA from Chryseobacterium wanjuense includes these protein-coding regions:
- the mscL gene encoding large conductance mechanosensitive channel protein MscL yields the protein MGLVKEFKEFAFKGNVLDLAIGVIIGGAFGKIVSSLVEDVITPLLLNPALKAAGAENISKLSWNGVTYGNFLSAVISFLCIALVLFWIIKGANKIVKKEEAAPAAPTTDQKLLMEIRDLLKNKNI
- a CDS encoding NAD(P)H-hydrate dehydratase — translated: MKIFTAEQIRDCDQYTIANEPVASIQLMERAAESCVDWISENCKNHRNFAVFCGNGNNGGDGFAIAKMLYLKGFDVDVFTHTKAKFSPDAHINFKELKEISGISIKDFKESMGYRFDNRTVIVDALFGTGLSRNLEGDYKDLVNFLNSKKSIKISIDVPSGLFADTISSADATILKADYTLSFQFWKKSFLHPETGKYTGKVEILDINLSEDYISETLTNNFVIDDEVVKNIFKPREDFSHKGSYGKVTIVGGSYGKIGAAVLATKSALKTGAGLTFTLAPKCGYEILQTSCPEAMFIEGGADYVNDFIIDENSSCGVGPGLGTEAETVKNFLKFLKSYSKSMVIDADALNIISQDKKNLNLIQKKSIITPHPKEFERLFGETENSFERLELAKEKAHELGIFIVLKDHHTQVITPEGNVFYNITGNSGLAKGGSGDILTGILTSFLAQHYTEEEAAILGVWFHGKAAEFASEKYSKESMLPTDVIHEFGNVFTELNEKVQIRL
- the mscL gene encoding large conductance mechanosensitive channel protein MscL: MGFLKEFKEFAFKGNVIDLAVGVIIGGAFGKIVSSLVTDVITPLLLTPALKAAGAEDISKLSWNGVTYGNFLSSLISFFCIALVLFWIIKGANKISKKHEPAPAEPTEDQKLLIEIRDILKNKNNS
- a CDS encoding D-2-hydroxyacid dehydrogenase, which codes for MKVLANDGLDQSGIDALTEKGFEVITAKVPQEFLIDYINEHKIRTLLVRSATQVRKDIIDSCPSLEIIGRGGVGMDNIDVDYAREKGIHVINTPSASSESVAELVFAHLFSGARFLQDSNRKMPVVGDTEFASLKKAYAAGIELKGKTIGIVGMGRIGQEVAKIALGLGMRVIAADNNVGKASIKVTFYNNQFINVDIETEPLQDVLKHSDFITLHVPAQKDGYMIGKNEFDMMKDGVAVVNCSRGGVIDETALIEALDSGKVKFAGLDVFINEPTPSKEILNHSKISLTPHTGASTLEAQDRIGLSLAEQISSILQIQ